From one Streptomyces sp. Q6 genomic stretch:
- a CDS encoding LysM peptidoglycan-binding domain-containing M23 family metallopeptidase, whose protein sequence is MPAQGKHRRPKSHRVTRAAAVASAGGAALALPLIGATGAHAATAEAKTYTVKAGDTLSKIAAAQDVDGGWQQLYQANKAAIGSDAALIKPGTKLTLDGAAKAATTATQASATTTAAYVKPVDASTGTPYHQTGSMWSSGYHTGTDFTVATGTSIKAIAAGTVVSAGWDGSYGNEVVIKHADGRYSQYAHMSSVGVSAGQAVTAGRQIGLSGATGNVTGPHLHFEIRTSPNYGSDLDPLAYLREHGVNV, encoded by the coding sequence ATGCCCGCACAGGGAAAGCACCGCCGCCCGAAGTCCCACCGCGTCACCCGCGCCGCCGCTGTCGCCTCCGCCGGAGGTGCCGCGCTCGCCCTGCCGCTGATCGGCGCCACCGGCGCGCACGCCGCCACGGCCGAGGCGAAGACGTACACGGTCAAGGCCGGGGACACGCTCTCGAAGATCGCCGCGGCGCAGGACGTCGACGGCGGCTGGCAGCAGCTCTACCAGGCCAACAAGGCCGCCATCGGCTCCGACGCCGCGCTCATCAAGCCCGGCACGAAGCTCACCCTCGACGGCGCGGCCAAGGCCGCCACCACCGCGACGCAGGCGAGCGCCACCACCACGGCCGCCTACGTGAAGCCCGTCGACGCCTCCACCGGCACGCCGTACCACCAGACCGGCTCCATGTGGTCCAGCGGCTACCACACCGGCACCGACTTCACGGTCGCCACGGGCACCTCCATCAAGGCGATCGCCGCCGGTACCGTCGTCTCGGCGGGCTGGGACGGCAGCTACGGCAACGAGGTCGTCATCAAGCACGCCGACGGCCGCTACTCGCAGTACGCCCACATGTCCTCGGTCGGCGTCTCGGCCGGGCAGGCCGTCACCGCGGGCCGGCAGATCGGACTCTCCGGGGCGACCGGCAACGTCACCGGTCCGCACCTGCACTTCGAGATCCGTACGTCCCCGAACTACGGCTCCGACCTCGACCCGCTCGCCTACCTCCGCGAGCACGGTGTGAACGTCTGA
- a CDS encoding SGNH/GDSL hydrolase family protein, which yields MANESRSLSGGTIRSYAAVGDSFTEGVGDPGPDGSFVGWADRLAVLLDDRVPEDTFQYANLAVRGKLIDQIVEDQLPRAVELAPDLVTLVAGGNDIIRPGTDPDDVAERFEKAVVRLSEAAGTVMVATGFDTRDVAVLKHLRGKIATYNMHVRAIADRHGCAMLDLWSLKSLHDRRAWDEDRLHLSAEGHTRVALRAAQALGVEVPADPEQPWPLLPPRGTFEVRRDDIHWAREFLVPWIGRRLRGESSGDRVQAKGFIDPHAIKAHLESAS from the coding sequence GTGGCAAACGAATCGAGATCACTCAGCGGCGGCACGATTCGGTCCTACGCGGCGGTGGGGGACAGCTTCACCGAAGGCGTCGGGGACCCCGGGCCCGACGGGAGCTTCGTCGGGTGGGCGGATCGGCTCGCCGTCCTCCTGGACGACCGCGTCCCCGAGGACACCTTCCAGTACGCGAACCTCGCCGTGCGCGGCAAACTCATCGACCAGATCGTCGAGGACCAGCTCCCGCGGGCCGTCGAGCTCGCCCCGGACCTGGTGACCCTCGTCGCCGGCGGCAACGACATCATCCGTCCCGGCACCGACCCGGATGACGTGGCCGAACGCTTCGAGAAGGCCGTCGTCCGGCTCTCCGAGGCCGCGGGGACCGTCATGGTCGCCACCGGCTTCGACACCCGCGACGTGGCCGTGCTCAAGCATCTGCGCGGCAAGATCGCCACGTACAACATGCACGTCAGGGCCATCGCCGACCGGCACGGCTGCGCGATGCTCGACCTGTGGTCCCTGAAGTCCCTGCATGACCGCAGGGCCTGGGACGAGGACCGGCTCCACCTCTCGGCCGAGGGGCACACCCGGGTCGCCCTGCGCGCCGCGCAGGCGCTCGGCGTCGAGGTCCCGGCCGACCCGGAGCAGCCCTGGCCGCTGCTGCCGCCCCGCGGCACGTTCGAGGTGCGGCGCGACGACATCCACTGGGCCAGGGAGTTCCTCGTGCCGTGGATCGGGCGACGTTTGCGCGGCGAGTCCTCCGGTGACCGGGTGCAGGCCAAGGGGTTCATCGACCCGCACGCGATCAAGGCGCACCTGGAGTCGGCGTCCTGA
- a CDS encoding SIMPL domain-containing protein: MPVSTRHCAALAAALLAVGLPAVPAVAAQQAPAAVTAPAPKPTTLTVTGEGRATAAPDMATVTAGVEVSGTTTQEVLAAQSRAANALLGAVREAGVADRDVRTESLTLTAVYANGPEPDATPKLTGYQASQTFSVKVRDLARTGAVIQAMADAAGDAVRVDAVAFDVADPGALRAEARAAAHADAHAKAVQYAALTGRKLGRLVSLEESASGRPRPVAVSAVAFDEAEKVPVAPGEIEDEVSLTAVYELR; the protein is encoded by the coding sequence ATGCCTGTAAGCACCCGCCACTGCGCCGCGCTCGCCGCCGCCCTGCTCGCCGTCGGGCTGCCCGCGGTCCCCGCGGTCGCGGCCCAGCAGGCCCCGGCCGCCGTTACCGCGCCGGCCCCCAAGCCCACCACTCTGACCGTCACCGGCGAGGGCCGGGCCACTGCCGCACCCGACATGGCGACCGTCACGGCGGGCGTCGAGGTCTCCGGCACCACCACGCAGGAGGTGCTGGCCGCTCAGAGCCGCGCCGCGAACGCGCTGCTCGGCGCCGTGCGCGAGGCCGGTGTCGCCGACCGGGACGTACGTACCGAGAGCCTCACGCTGACCGCCGTGTACGCGAACGGGCCCGAGCCCGACGCGACCCCGAAACTGACCGGGTACCAGGCCTCCCAGACGTTCTCCGTGAAGGTCCGCGACCTGGCGCGCACCGGCGCCGTCATCCAGGCGATGGCGGACGCGGCGGGCGACGCGGTCCGGGTCGACGCGGTCGCCTTCGACGTCGCCGACCCCGGCGCCCTGCGCGCCGAGGCCCGCGCGGCCGCCCACGCCGACGCCCACGCGAAGGCCGTGCAGTACGCCGCGCTGACCGGGCGCAAGCTCGGTCGGCTGGTGTCGCTCGAAGAGAGCGCGAGCGGTCGGCCGCGCCCGGTCGCGGTCTCGGCGGTCGCCTTCGACGAGGCGGAGAAGGTTCCGGTGGCGCCGGGCGAGATCGAGGACGAGGTGAGCCTCACGGCGGTGTACGAGCTGCGGTGA
- a CDS encoding TetR/AcrR family transcriptional regulator translates to MAERREELLRAAIEQIEARGVAAVRIADVASALGVSNALVLYHFSTKEKLVAAAFTYAAEGDLAHLRKLLGRRTSALKRLRAAVRWYAPTGQAKGWRLWIEGWAASLREPALREVARDLDKRWKAALADVIAEGVAAGEFSCPDPSATALRLTALLDGLAVQMTAYDGAVSRARTQEWADEALARELGLERAELTAAGR, encoded by the coding sequence GTGGCAGAGCGGCGCGAAGAGCTGCTGCGCGCCGCCATCGAACAGATCGAGGCGCGCGGTGTCGCCGCCGTGCGCATCGCCGACGTGGCATCGGCGCTCGGCGTGAGCAACGCGCTGGTGCTGTACCACTTCTCGACGAAGGAGAAGCTCGTCGCGGCCGCGTTCACCTACGCCGCCGAGGGCGACCTGGCGCATCTGCGCAAGCTGCTCGGGCGTCGCACGTCGGCCCTCAAACGACTGCGGGCGGCGGTGCGCTGGTACGCGCCGACCGGGCAGGCCAAGGGCTGGCGGCTGTGGATCGAGGGCTGGGCCGCGTCCCTGCGCGAGCCCGCGCTGCGCGAGGTCGCCCGCGACCTCGACAAGCGGTGGAAGGCGGCGCTCGCGGACGTCATCGCGGAAGGCGTCGCCGCGGGCGAGTTCAGCTGCCCCGACCCGTCGGCGACGGCGCTGCGCCTGACAGCCCTGCTCGACGGACTCGCCGTGCAGATGACGGCGTACGACGGCGCGGTGTCGCGGGCCCGCACGCAGGAGTGGGCGGACGAGGCGCTGGCGCGTGAACTGGGCCTGGAACGGGCGGAGTTGACGGCGGCGGGCCGGTAG
- a CDS encoding APC family permease translates to MTQAPPIPPTQPPAGAPDLSEGWGEQRSRLRKDLRRLDVLFFLICTLVGLDTIGSVAAQGPQGITWMAILALAFFLPYGLLVAELGSAFPVQGGPYVWTRLAFGRLVAGVNQLLYWISNPVWVGGSLCIIALTTWEEFFTPLPGLWKYLAGLVFIWGGALAVVQSVRIGKWVPIAGAVARIVLLGFFLVSVVVFAAEHGVHTLPAGEFTPTYAGFVALVPVLIFNYVGFELPSSAAEEMKNPRRDIPLSILRSGLAAVLLYGGPILGILFVLPSQEIGSLGGFIDACKAVFTVYGGSIAADGTVTLTGLGSVFGGVAAAGLIIGLLTSGVTWAMGAHRAQAVACADGAGPAWLGRISEKHGTPVRVNFLSAVLGTVFFVVALNLTGGNGEKYFAAGLGLTICTTFISYVITFPSLAVLRRKYPNQPRPYAVPGGRAGARIVSLLATGFVAFTVVVLVWPGFGVGWFGTAGSAADSLPASFAGERLQYTLSQVLPLLLFIGIGLAFYASGAGARRRGRARAEGATGTAGVTGPGTDSRG, encoded by the coding sequence GTGACCCAAGCGCCGCCCATTCCGCCGACCCAGCCCCCAGCGGGCGCCCCCGACCTCTCGGAAGGCTGGGGCGAACAGCGTTCCCGGCTGCGCAAGGACCTGCGCCGGCTCGATGTGCTGTTCTTCCTGATCTGCACGCTCGTCGGCCTCGACACCATCGGTTCGGTCGCGGCGCAGGGCCCGCAGGGGATCACCTGGATGGCGATCCTCGCCCTCGCGTTCTTCCTGCCGTACGGGCTGCTCGTCGCCGAACTCGGCTCCGCCTTCCCCGTGCAGGGCGGCCCGTACGTGTGGACGCGGCTCGCCTTCGGCCGGCTCGTCGCCGGTGTCAACCAGCTCCTCTACTGGATATCCAACCCGGTGTGGGTGGGCGGCAGCCTGTGCATCATCGCGCTCACCACCTGGGAGGAGTTCTTCACGCCGCTGCCCGGCCTCTGGAAGTACCTCGCCGGTCTCGTCTTCATCTGGGGCGGCGCGCTCGCGGTCGTCCAGTCCGTGCGCATCGGCAAGTGGGTGCCCATCGCCGGCGCCGTCGCACGGATCGTGCTGCTCGGCTTCTTCCTCGTCTCCGTCGTGGTCTTCGCCGCCGAACACGGTGTGCACACACTGCCCGCCGGCGAGTTCACCCCGACGTACGCCGGATTCGTGGCACTGGTCCCCGTCCTCATCTTCAACTACGTGGGCTTCGAACTGCCCAGCTCCGCCGCCGAGGAGATGAAGAACCCGCGCCGCGACATCCCCCTGTCGATCCTGCGCTCGGGACTCGCCGCCGTGCTGCTCTACGGAGGGCCCATCCTCGGCATCCTGTTCGTCCTGCCGAGCCAGGAGATCGGCAGCCTCGGCGGCTTCATCGACGCGTGCAAGGCCGTGTTCACGGTCTACGGAGGGTCGATCGCCGCCGACGGAACCGTCACGCTCACCGGACTCGGCTCCGTGTTCGGCGGGGTCGCCGCCGCGGGGCTCATCATCGGCCTGCTCACGTCCGGTGTCACCTGGGCGATGGGCGCCCACCGCGCGCAGGCCGTGGCGTGCGCGGACGGCGCGGGGCCCGCGTGGCTCGGCCGGATCTCCGAGAAGCACGGCACGCCGGTACGGGTCAACTTCCTGTCCGCCGTGCTCGGCACCGTCTTCTTCGTCGTCGCCCTGAACCTCACCGGGGGCAACGGCGAGAAGTACTTCGCGGCCGGCCTCGGCCTGACGATCTGCACCACCTTCATCTCGTACGTCATCACGTTCCCGAGCCTCGCCGTCCTGCGCCGCAAGTACCCAAACCAGCCGCGCCCGTACGCCGTGCCGGGCGGACGCGCCGGCGCCCGGATCGTCAGCCTGCTGGCCACCGGGTTCGTGGCGTTCACCGTGGTCGTGCTGGTCTGGCCGGGGTTCGGCGTCGGCTGGTTCGGCACGGCGGGCAGCGCAGCGGACTCGCTCCCCGCCTCGTTCGCCGGGGAGCGGCTCCAGTACACCCTCAGCCAGGTCCTGCCGCTGCTGCTGTTCATCGGGATCGGGTTGGCGTTCTACGCGTCAGGGGCGGGAGCCCGGCGGCGGGGCCGGGCCCGCGCCGAGGGCGCAACAGGCACGGCCGGCGTCACAGGGCCGGGAACTGATAGTCGCGGGTGA
- a CDS encoding helix-turn-helix transcriptional regulator, producing MTTETARGGELGEALRGWRTRRRISQLELAARAGTTQRHVSFIESGRSTPGRTMVVRLAEAMNVPLRERNALLLAAGYAPAYRETGFADPHLGAVRKALERVMEAHHPYPAVIIDRGADLVTANGAFHALIDGVEASLLEAPVNVARVLLHPRGLAPRIENLDEWAWHVVDALRDEAARNPHRRTARLLTELEGLVPDRPRRVGPEHLGFAVPLRLRSRVGELRLLSTLTHFGTAVDVTLAELRLEAFLPLDEETADRLSALAPRARPGRSPRPDGPAAD from the coding sequence GTGACGACGGAGACGGCACGGGGCGGGGAACTGGGCGAGGCGCTGCGCGGATGGCGGACGCGCCGCAGGATCAGCCAGCTGGAACTCGCCGCACGCGCGGGCACCACGCAACGCCACGTGAGCTTCATCGAGAGCGGCCGTTCCACACCCGGCCGCACCATGGTCGTACGGCTCGCGGAGGCCATGAACGTGCCGCTGCGTGAGCGCAACGCGCTCCTCCTTGCCGCGGGGTACGCGCCCGCCTACAGGGAGACCGGTTTCGCCGATCCACACCTGGGTGCCGTCCGCAAGGCGCTGGAACGCGTCATGGAGGCGCATCACCCGTACCCGGCAGTGATCATCGACCGGGGCGCGGATCTCGTCACCGCGAACGGCGCCTTCCATGCGCTGATCGACGGCGTGGAAGCGTCTCTCCTGGAGGCGCCGGTGAACGTCGCGCGCGTGCTGCTGCACCCGCGCGGTCTCGCCCCGCGCATCGAGAACCTCGACGAATGGGCGTGGCACGTCGTCGACGCCCTGCGGGACGAGGCCGCGCGCAACCCTCACCGGCGTACGGCCCGGCTCCTCACGGAGCTGGAGGGGCTCGTGCCGGACCGGCCTCGGCGGGTCGGGCCCGAGCACCTCGGGTTCGCCGTGCCGCTGCGGCTGCGCTCCCGCGTCGGTGAGCTGCGTCTGCTGAGCACGCTCACGCACTTCGGGACGGCGGTCGACGTGACCCTCGCCGAGCTGCGGCTCGAAGCGTTCCTGCCGCTCGACGAGGAGACCGCCGACCGCCTCAGCGCGCTGGCACCCCGTGCGCGTCCAGGGCGATCGCCCCGCCCGGATGGACCAGCAGCGGATTGA